A genome region from Desulfurobacterium atlanticum includes the following:
- the csm5 gene encoding type III-A CRISPR-associated RAMP protein Csm5: METYKIRLKVETPAHIGTGEEHYATDFAIKDGKFYLIDHNKFFNHLEKLGKVDEFIEIATSDNPSSILKIRKLIKETFKPEFAKAEIEIDETVAKEIEKKYTEVSKVEVSRREVNKVINRLSIKKVYKCPLTFKPVVPGSSLKGAIRTAIISYILKNKKENNPGLTAFLTKNIKLLDDKTILDFKVDENLSNPKTARDPFRFIKVSDFNPIDTGVKIGKSQMYHIKKGSLNLPVYLEYVKEGSTFEGEIKIDRDMAEKIFKDTGFPFEILEIENLLKQIRIHFGNYVYYKKEKERNLKFSKWKLRANKHKMEAPLKIGFHSGAYATTVADDELRQVYDRKRKTTKPDPLTFWMINQKPMGWCYLEVIE; encoded by the coding sequence ATGGAAACTTATAAAATCAGATTGAAAGTTGAAACACCAGCTCATATAGGAACGGGAGAGGAGCATTATGCTACCGATTTTGCGATAAAAGATGGAAAATTCTATCTGATTGACCATAATAAATTCTTTAACCATCTTGAAAAGTTAGGAAAGGTTGATGAGTTTATTGAAATCGCAACATCAGACAATCCCTCATCAATACTTAAAATAAGGAAGCTGATAAAGGAAACCTTTAAACCAGAATTTGCAAAAGCTGAGATAGAAATAGATGAAACAGTTGCAAAAGAGATAGAAAAAAAATATACGGAAGTCTCAAAAGTGGAGGTATCAAGAAGAGAAGTTAATAAAGTAATAAACAGACTTTCCATCAAAAAAGTGTATAAATGTCCTTTAACTTTTAAACCAGTAGTTCCCGGTTCAAGCCTGAAAGGTGCAATAAGAACGGCAATAATAAGCTACATTCTGAAAAATAAAAAGGAAAATAATCCAGGATTAACAGCTTTTTTAACAAAGAATATCAAACTGCTTGATGACAAGACAATTTTAGATTTTAAAGTTGATGAAAATTTATCAAATCCAAAAACAGCAAGAGACCCTTTTAGATTTATAAAAGTTTCAGACTTTAACCCTATTGATACAGGTGTAAAAATAGGTAAAAGTCAGATGTATCACATAAAAAAAGGAAGCCTTAATCTTCCGGTTTATCTTGAGTATGTTAAAGAAGGTTCAACCTTTGAAGGAGAAATTAAAATAGATAGAGACATGGCGGAAAAGATATTTAAAGACACAGGTTTTCCATTTGAAATTCTTGAAATTGAAAATTTGCTAAAACAGATAAGAATACACTTTGGCAACTACGTTTATTACAAAAAAGAGAAAGAAAGAAATTTGAAATTTTCAAAGTGGAAGTTAAGAGCAAATAAACATAAAATGGAAGCGCCTTTAAAGATAGGATTTCACTCAGGAGCTTATGCAACAACAGTGGCTGATGACGAATTGAGGCAGGTTTACGACAGGAAAAGAAAGACAACAAAACCGGATCCATTAACCTTCTGGATGATAAATCAAAAGCCGATGGGATGGTGCTATTTAGAGGTGATTGAATAA
- the cas6 gene encoding CRISPR system precrRNA processing endoribonuclease RAMP protein Cas6 yields the protein MPGRIRIGFKAEEKIPLKEITPDRIHGLFFSLLDKKTAELLHEIKGFKPFTLYSPLFFSDSEETTDFIPLEITFLDDELFSKTTTAVILYGNRKELKLGNVVLKVLRGFKIEENDVISFEKLLENSEPNRDLIMDFVSPTTFKRGKFDYPIPVPELIFKSLLKKWNVFSSVKLDYKEFLEKVGRDVHISGCWIKTYKFEFSSLKKITGFKGRVFLFNSSKDENFRKTVQALVNFATFSGVGRKTTMGFGRIKNIKFRI from the coding sequence ATGCCGGGAAGAATAAGAATAGGATTTAAAGCAGAGGAAAAAATCCCTTTGAAAGAGATAACACCAGATAGAATACACGGTTTATTTTTTTCGTTGCTTGATAAAAAAACCGCAGAGTTGCTACATGAAATAAAAGGCTTTAAACCCTTTACCCTCTATTCGCCTCTTTTCTTTTCTGATAGTGAAGAAACGACCGATTTTATACCTCTTGAGATTACATTTCTGGACGATGAGCTTTTCTCAAAAACCACAACAGCGGTAATTTTATACGGAAACAGAAAAGAGTTAAAGCTTGGAAATGTTGTTTTAAAAGTTTTAAGAGGTTTTAAGATAGAAGAAAACGATGTGATAAGCTTTGAAAAGCTTCTTGAAAATTCAGAACCAAACAGAGATTTGATAATGGATTTTGTTTCGCCGACCACATTTAAGAGGGGAAAATTTGATTATCCTATCCCCGTTCCTGAATTGATTTTTAAAAGTTTGCTGAAAAAATGGAATGTTTTTTCATCTGTCAAATTGGACTACAAAGAGTTTCTTGAAAAAGTTGGCAGGGATGTTCATATTTCTGGATGCTGGATAAAAACATATAAATTTGAATTCTCCAGTCTCAAAAAGATAACAGGATTTAAAGGTAGAGTTTTCCTTTTTAACAGCAGTAAAGATGAAAATTTCAGAAAAACCGTTCAGGCACTTGTGAACTTTGCAACTTTCTCAGGTGTTGGAAGAAAAACAACGATGGGATTTGGAAGGATCAAGAATATAAAATTTAGAATTTAA
- the cas1 gene encoding CRISPR-associated endonuclease Cas1, with product MGIENLRNIFITTHGAVIRKRKYELIVEVKNRKYSIPFGTFSNVFIVANVNLTTPVIKSLSGSGKYIFIVRTNGELSSIILPQFLRSSSKRRINQYKSFEIEYKKVAMIQELLRRKALLAQWILEKFYDYSGRHYLEKSVIKSFYKDTAKWIEKSDKISLLRSIDGFIMNSLYRHFSAAISGKWKFEKRTYNPPENEVNSLLSLVYTYTYSILIPLIVSFDLDPYCGFFHEKRGKHAALASDILEILRPGLIFFVADMLNSEFLTKSDFRKTKRSVLIKPEALKVISKLYSEKILNSDFFFPVSLFIHEVVLKYL from the coding sequence TTGGGAATAGAAAATCTTAGAAACATATTTATTACAACTCATGGAGCGGTTATTAGAAAAAGAAAGTATGAGCTTATAGTAGAAGTTAAAAACAGGAAATATTCAATTCCATTTGGAACTTTCTCTAATGTCTTTATAGTAGCAAATGTAAATTTAACAACTCCGGTTATAAAATCTTTATCTGGAAGTGGAAAATATATATTTATTGTTAGAACAAATGGAGAGCTTTCTTCTATAATACTTCCTCAATTTCTTAGATCCTCATCAAAAAGAAGAATTAACCAATATAAGAGTTTTGAAATTGAGTATAAAAAGGTAGCAATGATACAGGAACTTTTGCGCAGGAAAGCTCTTTTAGCTCAATGGATTCTTGAGAAATTTTACGACTATTCTGGAAGACACTATTTGGAAAAAAGTGTTATAAAGTCATTTTATAAAGATACTGCTAAATGGATAGAAAAGTCGGATAAAATCTCTTTACTAAGAAGTATAGATGGATTTATAATGAATTCTCTTTATAGACACTTCTCAGCAGCTATATCTGGAAAGTGGAAATTTGAGAAGAGAACCTATAATCCGCCGGAAAATGAGGTAAACAGTCTTTTAAGTTTGGTATATACTTATACCTATTCTATATTGATACCTTTAATAGTATCTTTTGACCTTGATCCCTATTGTGGTTTTTTTCATGAAAAGAGAGGAAAACATGCAGCTCTTGCTTCAGATATTCTGGAGATTTTAAGACCTGGTCTTATATTTTTTGTAGCAGATATGCTAAATAGTGAATTTCTAACAAAAAGCGATTTCCGAAAGACAAAAAGAAGTGTACTTATTAAACCTGAAGCCTTAAAAGTCATATCAAAACTATATTCTGAAAAAATTTTGAATTCAGACTTCTTTTTTCCAGTTTCCCTATTTATTCACGAAGTAGTATTAAAATATTTGTAA
- the cas2 gene encoding CRISPR-associated endonuclease Cas2, with product MRYLIVYDISNDRARNKISTKLKKYGKRIQYSAFEIEIASKEIERLINEMEKLIDNTTDSIFLFPLSSYLIQCIIKLGKVDENEVAL from the coding sequence ATGAGATACCTTATAGTTTATGACATATCAAACGATAGAGCTCGTAATAAAATTTCCACAAAATTGAAAAAGTATGGGAAGAGAATTCAATATAGTGCTTTTGAGATAGAAATAGCTTCAAAAGAAATAGAAAGATTAATTAATGAGATGGAGAAACTTATAGATAATACTACCGATTCTATATTCCTTTTTCCACTTTCTTCTTATTTAATTCAATGTATTATAAAGCTTGGAAAAGTTGATGAAAATGAGGTAGCTCTATGA
- the cas2 gene encoding CRISPR-associated endonuclease Cas2 produces the protein MKFKFSKRINNYVVIYDILSDKRRGWISAANRRRTKVSRILMEYGVRTQKSVFEIEINTQKDFNRLIRSLQKIMTKDDKIYIYPIDSKSLKRVRKLGSMIEYDFFF, from the coding sequence ATGAAATTTAAATTTTCGAAAAGAATTAATAACTATGTAGTAATATATGATATACTTTCTGATAAGCGTAGAGGTTGGATTTCGGCGGCAAATAGAAGAAGGACAAAAGTTTCAAGAATATTGATGGAATATGGGGTTAGAACACAAAAAAGTGTATTTGAAATTGAGATTAATACTCAGAAAGATTTTAATAGGCTGATCAGAAGTTTGCAAAAGATAATGACGAAAGACGACAAAATATACATTTACCCTATTGATTCAAAAAGTTTAAAAAGAGTTAGAAAACTTGGAAGTATGATAGAATATGACTTTTTCTTTTGA